From Pseudorca crassidens isolate mPseCra1 chromosome 15, mPseCra1.hap1, whole genome shotgun sequence, one genomic window encodes:
- the ARHGDIG gene encoding rho GDP-dissociation inhibitor 3 isoform X2: MLGLDACELGAQLLELLRLALCARVLLTDKEKGQLPPDEVLDEAVPEYRAPGRKSLLEIQQLDPDDESLVNYKRALLGPEPPAVDPSLPNVQVTSLTLMSEQAPGPITMDLTGELAALKNRVFVLKEGVDYKVKITFKVNKEIVSGLKCLHHTYRQGLRVDKAVYMVGSYGPSAQEYEFVTPLEEAPRGVLVRGAYVVTSFFTDDDRTPHLSWEWGLHICQDWES; the protein is encoded by the exons ATGCTGGGCCTGGACGCGTGTGAGCTGGGGGCGCAGCTGCTGGAGCTGCTCCGGCTGGCGCTGTGCGCCCGAG TCCTTCTGACGGACAAGGAGAAGGGGCAGCTGCCGCCAGATGAGGTGCTGGATGAGGCCGTGCCGGAGTACCGGGCCCCGGGGAGGAAAAGCCTCCTGGAGATCCAGCAGCTGGACCCGGACGACGAGAGCCTGGTTAATTACAAGCGGGCGTTGCTGGGGCCTGAGCCGCCTGCCGTGG ACCCAAGCCTGCCCAACGTGCAGGTGACCAGCCTGACACTGATGTCTGAGCAGGCCCCAGGGCCCATCACCATGGACCTCACAG GGGAGTTGGCTGCGCTGAAAAACCGGGTGTTTGTCCTGAAGGAGGGTGTTGATTACAAAGTGAAGATTACCTTCAAG GTCAATAAGGAGATCGTCAGTGGCCTCAAGTGTCTGCATCACACCTACCGCCAGGGCCTGCGAG TGGACAAAGCCGTCTACATGGTGGGCAGCTATGGCCCGAGCGCCCAGGAGTACGAGTTTGTGACTCCGTTGGAGGAGGCGCCCCGGGGCGTGCTGGTGCGGGGTGCCTACGTGGTCACGTCCTTCTTCACCGATGACGACAGGACCCCCCACCTGTCCTGGGAGTGGGGCCTCCACATCTGCCAGGACTGGGAGAGCTGA
- the ARHGDIG gene encoding rho GDP-dissociation inhibitor 3 isoform X1 produces MLGLDACELGAQLLELLRLALCARVGGPAGQTAGSSKCQVSWQQLLTHPPRPPVLLTDKEKGQLPPDEVLDEAVPEYRAPGRKSLLEIQQLDPDDESLVNYKRALLGPEPPAVDPSLPNVQVTSLTLMSEQAPGPITMDLTGELAALKNRVFVLKEGVDYKVKITFKVNKEIVSGLKCLHHTYRQGLRVDKAVYMVGSYGPSAQEYEFVTPLEEAPRGVLVRGAYVVTSFFTDDDRTPHLSWEWGLHICQDWES; encoded by the exons ATGCTGGGCCTGGACGCGTGTGAGCTGGGGGCGCAGCTGCTGGAGCTGCTCCGGCTGGCGCTGTGCGCCCGAG TGGGAGGTCCAGCTGGCCAGACGGCAGGCTCCAGCAAATGCCAGGTCAGCTGGCAGCAGCTGCTCACACACCCTCCCCGACCCCCAGTCCTTCTGACGGACAAGGAGAAGGGGCAGCTGCCGCCAGATGAGGTGCTGGATGAGGCCGTGCCGGAGTACCGGGCCCCGGGGAGGAAAAGCCTCCTGGAGATCCAGCAGCTGGACCCGGACGACGAGAGCCTGGTTAATTACAAGCGGGCGTTGCTGGGGCCTGAGCCGCCTGCCGTGG ACCCAAGCCTGCCCAACGTGCAGGTGACCAGCCTGACACTGATGTCTGAGCAGGCCCCAGGGCCCATCACCATGGACCTCACAG GGGAGTTGGCTGCGCTGAAAAACCGGGTGTTTGTCCTGAAGGAGGGTGTTGATTACAAAGTGAAGATTACCTTCAAG GTCAATAAGGAGATCGTCAGTGGCCTCAAGTGTCTGCATCACACCTACCGCCAGGGCCTGCGAG TGGACAAAGCCGTCTACATGGTGGGCAGCTATGGCCCGAGCGCCCAGGAGTACGAGTTTGTGACTCCGTTGGAGGAGGCGCCCCGGGGCGTGCTGGTGCGGGGTGCCTACGTGGTCACGTCCTTCTTCACCGATGACGACAGGACCCCCCACCTGTCCTGGGAGTGGGGCCTCCACATCTGCCAGGACTGGGAGAGCTGA